In one Butyrivibrio proteoclasticus B316 genomic region, the following are encoded:
- a CDS encoding J domain-containing protein: protein MEERRNIEEIILNGTEDELSQLRLWLFKESVRLENQESALEDRYARLEADERAFKERRDALERKLENASKKLDADKALFEQRLHILNNGYAQLNMDKKKLEAEFVRLEREKTYQRQNEYDALDLMFRGVDSALTLKKRYKDLMKMFHPDNVAGDEEMVQLINAEYAALCRQFNISVIN, encoded by the coding sequence ATGGAAGAAAGAAGAAATATCGAAGAAATCATACTAAACGGGACAGAGGATGAACTTTCTCAGCTTCGTTTATGGCTGTTTAAAGAGAGTGTAAGGCTTGAGAATCAGGAGAGCGCTCTCGAGGATAGGTATGCCAGGTTGGAAGCAGATGAACGTGCCTTCAAAGAGAGAAGGGATGCTCTTGAGCGTAAACTTGAGAATGCTTCCAAGAAGCTCGATGCTGATAAGGCACTTTTTGAGCAGAGACTACATATTCTCAATAATGGTTATGCTCAGCTTAATATGGATAAGAAGAAACTTGAAGCTGAGTTTGTCAGACTTGAGAGGGAGAAGACTTATCAGAGGCAGAATGAATATGATGCGCTGGATCTTATGTTCAGAGGAGTAGACAGTGCTCTTACTCTCAAGAAGAGATACAAGGATCTTATGAAGATGTTTCATCCTGACAATGTTGCAGGTGATGAGGAAATGGTTCAGCTTATTAATGCTGAATATGCAGCTCTTTGCAGGCAATTCAATATCAGTGTAATAAACTGA
- a CDS encoding GerW family sporulation protein, which yields MSNFNEVVESLLGGMNRVMAAKTVVGEATKVGDTIIVPLVDVSFGVGAGSSEADKKNGGCGGFGAKMSPSAVLVIKDGTTKLVNVKNQDAVTKVLDLVPDIVDRISAKKENMMDDDEAKDIAFPDAE from the coding sequence GTGAGTAATTTTAATGAGGTTGTGGAGTCTTTACTTGGAGGAATGAACAGGGTCATGGCAGCCAAGACTGTTGTAGGCGAGGCTACCAAGGTTGGAGATACAATTATTGTTCCACTTGTTGACGTATCTTTTGGCGTAGGAGCCGGTTCTTCAGAAGCTGACAAGAAAAACGGTGGTTGCGGAGGTTTTGGTGCCAAGATGTCACCAAGCGCTGTACTTGTTATCAAGGATGGTACTACCAAACTTGTCAATGTCAAGAATCAGGATGCTGTCACCAAGGTACTTGATCTTGTGCCTGACATTGTAGATCGTATTTCTGCCAAGAAAGAAAACATGATGGATGATGACGAGGCAAAAGATATAGCTTTTCCTGACGCGGAATAA
- a CDS encoding DUF2953 domain-containing protein, which produces MLTGLLTVLKIIGIALLVILALVLLILILVLFVPIRYKLDGTIPETDLEQGFDLEKIIGSASFSWLLHFISGGIQYPENKEFTVRIMGIKILPRKEKNKDKEKKKRKKEKSDSVNEDNSQAEDSIQNAEDIATEGNEDTSDDAKSDAEPVESGNTNSDESDKDSDSESDTNTRTDSEDKALIEIVQDIIDKVENILKTPQNVLGKIQYTISRVCGKIGMIKTTLENDIFKRAFELVKGKLIRMIRMILPDKSKVDLMLGLGDPADTAQAMAAYGALYPVLFKSVSFRPDFDRKVIYADAHFKGHITVFTILYCVCVCYFNKDVKKVIRRFKKIINS; this is translated from the coding sequence ATGCTTACGGGGTTACTTACTGTACTTAAGATAATTGGGATAGCGCTACTTGTCATTTTGGCATTGGTGCTACTGATATTGATACTGGTGTTATTTGTCCCTATAAGGTACAAACTTGACGGGACTATTCCGGAGACTGATCTTGAACAGGGCTTTGATCTTGAAAAGATCATTGGCTCAGCCAGTTTTTCATGGCTTCTTCATTTTATCAGCGGAGGAATACAATATCCTGAGAATAAAGAATTTACAGTCAGGATAATGGGAATTAAGATACTTCCGCGAAAAGAGAAAAATAAAGACAAAGAAAAAAAGAAACGTAAAAAAGAAAAATCTGATAGCGTTAATGAAGATAATAGCCAGGCAGAAGATAGTATCCAAAATGCCGAAGATATAGCTACAGAGGGAAATGAAGATACATCTGATGATGCGAAATCTGATGCGGAACCGGTAGAAAGTGGCAACACAAATTCTGATGAAAGTGATAAAGATTCGGATTCTGAATCCGATACTAATACTAGAACAGATTCTGAAGATAAGGCGCTGATAGAAATTGTACAGGATATTATAGATAAAGTTGAAAATATTCTAAAAACGCCACAAAATGTGCTTGGAAAAATCCAATATACAATATCTAGAGTTTGTGGTAAGATAGGGATGATAAAAACTACACTTGAAAACGATATTTTCAAGCGGGCATTTGAGCTGGTCAAGGGTAAGCTTATTAGAATGATCAGGATGATCTTACCTGATAAATCCAAGGTGGATTTAATGCTTGGACTTGGAGATCCTGCGGATACAGCGCAGGCCATGGCGGCTTATGGAGCTCTTTATCCTGTCCTATTTAAGAGCGTATCATTCAGACCTGATTTTGACAGGAAAGTTATTTATGCAGATGCTCATTTTAAGGGGCACATTACTGTATTTACCATATTGTATTGTGTATGCGTCTGCTACTTTAATAAAGATGTGAAAAAAGTTATCAGGAGATTTAAGAAGATAATAAATTCCTGA
- a CDS encoding peptidoglycan D,D-transpeptidase FtsI family protein, protein MDASRDTRRTEIKRKKKIRSKPIIVLGTFYTLLFAVLICYICNYAYSNRQVLLNNSYNTRQQILLSQNYRGKILSRDGDVLAYTTTGEDGKDQRVYPYGKEFAHVVGYSTNGKAGIESLANYYLINTSIELQDKVALDATGSKYPGDNVYTTLDVNLQEVAFNALSARKGAIVVTNPKTGEVLAMVSKPDYDPNTIAQEWDSLIADKSPDAKLLNRATQGLYPPGSTFKIVTALAYLRDHSNNYQDYKFSCSGKYTYDGNTISCFHGENHGSVDFVSSFAKSCNSSFANMGVSIDRATFDDTLDDLLFNSELPLTGLYSKSSAVYDASTSSEDVMQLSIGQGTTTVTPMHMNMITCAIANKGVLMKPYMISSVKSDTGKSVKSFSSENYKRLMSQDESGILTEMMQQVVLSGTASKLKGLSYTAAGKTGSAEYNTSTSDSHAWFTGFAPYDDPEICVTIIVEDAGSGGSYAVPIAKRIFDAYFGVE, encoded by the coding sequence GTGGACGCAAGCAGGGATACGAGACGGACAGAAATTAAAAGGAAAAAGAAAATAAGATCCAAACCAATAATCGTTTTGGGTACTTTTTATACATTATTGTTTGCTGTACTTATTTGCTATATCTGTAATTATGCTTACAGTAACAGGCAGGTCTTACTTAATAACAGCTATAATACAAGACAGCAGATTCTTTTATCACAGAACTACAGGGGCAAGATACTATCAAGAGATGGAGATGTCCTAGCTTATACGACGACAGGTGAAGACGGCAAGGACCAAAGAGTTTACCCTTATGGCAAAGAATTTGCCCATGTTGTTGGTTATTCTACCAATGGTAAAGCGGGAATTGAGTCACTTGCAAATTATTATCTGATCAATACCAGTATTGAATTGCAGGATAAGGTTGCACTTGATGCGACAGGCTCCAAGTATCCCGGAGATAACGTTTATACTACTCTCGATGTTAATCTTCAGGAGGTGGCTTTTAATGCCCTTTCTGCAAGAAAGGGAGCTATAGTTGTAACTAATCCCAAAACTGGTGAAGTGCTGGCTATGGTATCCAAGCCGGATTATGATCCCAATACAATAGCACAGGAATGGGACAGCCTTATTGCTGATAAGTCTCCTGATGCAAAACTCCTTAACAGAGCAACCCAGGGACTCTATCCGCCTGGATCGACGTTTAAGATTGTGACAGCTCTTGCATATCTGCGGGATCATTCAAATAACTACCAAGACTATAAGTTCAGTTGCAGTGGTAAATATACATATGACGGCAATACGATATCCTGTTTCCATGGCGAGAATCACGGATCTGTAGACTTTGTCAGCTCTTTTGCCAAGTCATGTAACTCATCATTTGCTAACATGGGTGTAAGTATTGATAGAGCAACTTTCGATGATACTCTGGATGACCTGTTATTTAATTCAGAGCTTCCTCTGACAGGTTTATACTCAAAGAGCTCAGCTGTATATGATGCATCAACATCGAGTGAAGACGTAATGCAGTTATCAATAGGGCAGGGTACAACTACGGTTACGCCTATGCATATGAATATGATCACTTGTGCAATTGCAAATAAGGGCGTCCTGATGAAACCATATATGATTTCCTCTGTAAAGAGTGACACAGGTAAATCGGTTAAGAGTTTTTCTTCCGAGAATTATAAGAGACTTATGTCTCAGGACGAGTCAGGAATTCTGACTGAAATGATGCAGCAGGTTGTGCTAAGCGGTACAGCCAGTAAATTAAAGGGCCTCTCTTATACAGCGGCCGGCAAGACCGGATCTGCAGAATATAATACATCAACGTCAGATTCTCATGCCTGGTTTACCGGATTTGCTCCTTATGATGATCCGGAAATATGTGTGACAATCATCGTGGAGGATGCCGGAAGCGGCGGAAGTTATGCAGTTCCAATCGCAAAAAGAATCTTTGATGCATATTTCGGTGTTGAATAG